The Pseudoalteromonas tunicata genome segment GAGCGAGCATTATTGGGGCGATGTGGTTGATGAAAAAACCTTAGCTAAAATCAATGCAAAATATCAAATAAAACCCAATTTAGCCGCCCAAGAGCAAGACTACTATTTTGTTGGCAACCCGCTGCTATCGTCATGGGGTAAACTTGGCCGTGATTATTTTGAGCAATTGATACAACTCAACGCCCAGTGGCACGATTATTTTGTTGAACCAGAACCTGACAATTTACTGAGCGCCATGCAATCTGAAATATATCATTTGGCATTTAAAGGGCAGAGTTTGCCCGATGATCCCACTTGGTATGTGACTGACCAAGGTAAAATAGCCGTCAACCCCCAAGATTGCAGCATTCAGTTTGCCAATTGCCATACCGCATTGCGTGAGGTTGAAGCCCTGCACGATCATTTACTCGATTTGTTTAGCCAAGACCCAAGCCTCACGCCCAAAGACATAATCGTCATGATGCCCGATGTCGGCAGTTACAGCCCTTATATTGAAGCTGTATTTGGTGCCGCAAGTGCCGAACGTTATATTCCGTATGCCTTAGCCGATTTAGCCATTGCACAAGAAAAACCAATATTAAGTAGTTTTAATCAATTGGTGAATTTACCTTTTAGCCGCTTTGGTGTCTCAGAAATACTCGATTTACTGCAAGTTGATTGTATTGCACGCCACTTTAATATTAGCCATAACGATTTAGATCAAATTCGCTTTTGGCTTGAACAAGTGGGGGTGAAATGGGGTTTAAATGCCAGTCATAAAGCCCAGTTAGCGCAACCTCAATTAGCCCTAAATACTTGGCAACATGGCCTTGAACGCTTATTGCTTGGAGTGGTGCAACGTGATGAAAATAATGCATTTAGTGGTATTTATGCTGCCGATGAAGTGGAAGGCATGGCGGCTGCATTACTTGGGCATTTATTAGCATTTGTGAATCGATTAGCCCATTACAAAACCATTTTAGAACCCGATGCAACGCTTGCAGTCAAAGCCCAGCTCTTGCATCAATTAGTGCAGGATTTTTATGATCATTCTGACGAGCAAGCGTGGGATTTACTGACGCTCGATAGCTTAATTCAAAACCTTGGCAAACATTATGATAATAAAGATTACCAAGGCGAGGTTAGCGCACGCATTATCAGTGCGTTAGTACAACAAGGACTAAGCGAAAATGGCGTAGGTCAGCGGTTTTTAGTTGGCCAAGTTAATTTTTGCACCTTAATGCCGATGCGGGCTGTGCCGTTTAAAGTGGTGTGCATGTTAGGTTTAAACGATGCCGATTATCCGCGCAGTGTGCAACCAATGGGATTTGATTTATTGCCCCACAGCAAGCGACAAAAAGGCGACCGTTCTCGTAAATTAGACGACCGTTACTTGTTTTTAGAAGCCATGTTGAGCGTACGCCATCATTTATACATCAGTTATATTGGCCGTTCGTGTTTTGATAACTCAGAGCGGGTGCCATCGGTATTAGTCAGTGAATTGCTTGAGTATTTAGGGCGCAGCTTTTATCAGCCAAATTGCGCTGATTTCCCAAATAATCTGATTAAAAAACACCATCTTCAGCCTTTTAACCCAGATTATTATCAACCCGGTGCGCCACAAAGTTACCATCCTACGTGGCAAATAAAACCGCTGCAGTTAAATCAAGACAAAGCAGCGCTGCCATTATTGCCAGCAGCTGAAATTGAATTAAACAGTTTTATTCGCACCGTGTGCCAAGCACAAGAAAGTTTTTATCGTAATAGCTTAGGCTTAAAGTTGACGCAATTTGACGAAATAGCCAAAGATGAGGAGCCTTTCTCATTAGATCATCTTGAACGTTATTTTTATTTAGATGAAATGCTGGTGGCTGCGCTTAAAGGCACAACCATTAATCAAGCACAAATTTTGCAACGTGGTGATTTACCTCTGGCGCATGTAGGTGAAATTACCCTTGAGCAGATGCAACAGCGCATTGGTCAAATGGTCAACAGCCTTCACAGTCATGATGTCACTGAGTTTAATGAGCCGATAGAAATTAATGTGCAACTGGGGCAAAGTCAGTTAGTGGGTTGGTTGACTCAAGTAACCGGCAAAAAACAAGTGTTTTACCGCACTGCAACTATCAAAGCAAAAGACATGATCAAAGCTTATTTATATCATTTAGTGGGGTCATTGGGCGCTCATATTACAGAAACTTGGGTCGTGGGGCTTGATGGGCAATATCAGTTTAAAGTACAAAGCGCCCAAGATGCTAAAAGCCAATTAGATAATTGGTTTCGTTTGTATCAAGCTAGTTTGCAACAGCCGGTGGCGTTTTTTCCGACCGCTGCGTGGCAGTTTGCTACAACAGGGGATTTTGCTAAAGCAGCACAAAAGTTTGCAGGTGGCGAATACATTGGTCGTGGCGAAGCCGAAAACCCCTATGTCGCACTTGATTTTAAACGTTTAGAGCCGCACGAAGCTGAGTTTATCCGCTGGAGTGAATTATTAGTCTCACCCATTGCGGCACACGCCGTGGAGGTCAAACATGCAGGGGCTTAATCCAATCACCATGCCGCTTAAGGGCGTATCACTTATTGAAGCCAGCGCAGGCACCGGTAAAACTTACACAATTACTGCTTTGTATTTGCGCCATTTATTGGGTTTACAAGTAGCTGGTCAAACAGGTGTGCCACTTACGGTAGAACAAATTTTAGTGGTGACTTTTACCGAAGCAGCGACAGCTGAAATCAAAGACCGCGTGCGTAAACGCATTATTCTTGCCCGTGATGCCTTGATGGGCGGCGACTGTGATGATGCCGTGGTACAAGCAATTTTAAGTGAAGTCAGTGAGACTAAAATGGCCTTTGCCTTGTTAGATGCGGCGGCAAAATCCATGGATGATGCGGCTATTTTTACTATTCATGGGTTTTGCCAGCGGATGCTAAAACAACATGCGTTTGAATCGGGTGTTGCATTTAATCTCACGTTTATTATGGATCAGTCCGAATTGCTGACTGAAGCACTTAAAGATTATTGGCGTACGTTTGTTTATGGCTTAACAAAAGAGCGCACTGCGCATGTACTTGCGTATTTTCCCGCGCCTGAACGTTTATATAAAAAAGTGGCGGCGTTGTTATCACGTAGTGGCGCTAAGATACAGCCGCAAATTAATCTTGATGAGGTCTGGCAATGGCAAGAACAGTATTTGTCTTTGTTAGCCCGCTTTAAAATAGACTATTTAAAGTCTGATTTTGCAGCGGCTATCTTAAATTCTGACCTTAAAAAAACCAAACCAGCGGCTAAAGCGCCTAATCTTGAGCTGTTATTGGCATTTTGCCAAAGTGAACAAACTGTATTTGAATTTGGCTCAGATAAAAAATCATTTGAAATTTGGGCCGCTGATAACTTTTTAGACCCTGAGATGTATAAAAAGGGCGGTAAAACCTTTAGCCATCCTTTATGTCAGGTGTTTACCGAGCTCAGTGAGCTGCAACAAAAGCTCACTTTTGGCATGCCCATCGCAATCGCTCAACAAGCAACTAAGTGGGTGAGTGCGGCATTAAGCACCAAAAAACAAGAGCAGCGCCTAATCAGCCCCGATGATTTATTAACCCAATTACACCACGCCTTATTTAGCGATGGGGGCGATACTTTGGCAAGTCAAATTGCGGCGGATTTTCCGGTTGCGATGATTGACGAATTTCAAGATACCGACCCAATTCAATACGGTATTTTTAGCCAAATATTTAACCGAGAAAGCTGCGCTTTTACCATGATAGGTGATCCAAAACAGGCTATTTATGGCTTTCGCGGCGCGGATATTTTTACCTATATTAATGCAAAACATCAGGTATCGACCGAGCAGCAATACACCTTAGGTAAAAATTGGCGCTCAAGCACAGGCATAGTCAATAGCGTTAATGCCTTGTTTAATCATCACGATAATAGCTTTATTTTTAATCAAGACATTCCATTTTTAGCGGTTGAAGCACAAGGTAAAACTGCAGAACAAGCACTGTATCTTGACGGTAAAGCAGTGACTGCGTTTGAGTTTTGTGTGCTTGAACATGATGCGCCTGTCACCAGTAAAGCTTATGCCATGCCAAGATTGGCCGCACATTTTAGCGATAAAATAGCCACCTTGTTGCAACAAGCGCAAGCAGGGCGTGCCACGATTGGCAGCCATGCTGTTCAGGCGGCAGATATTTGTGTGCTGGTGCGAGACCGAAATGAAGCGTCGTTTATTAAAGAGGCGTTAAGCAAGCAGGGGATTGCCAGTGTGTATTTATCCCGCGATGGTGTCTTACAAAGCCCACTGGCTTTGCATTTATTAAACTTTTTAACCGCCTTACATGGTCAATATGATGAGTCAGCTTATCGTGGGGTTTTAGCGGGCCCTTTATTTAATTTAAATTATCAACAAATCTACCAATTGGCAGAAAATGAACAAACGTGGCAGCAATATTTAGCCCTTTTTAGCGAATTGAGCGATATCTGGTACAAAAAAGGCGCCATGGCGATGCTTGAATTATTGCTGATGCGTAATAATTTGGCGGGTTTATGGCAAGCAATGGGGCTGCCAGTTGAACGTTGGTTAACGGATTTTCGCCATCTTGCTGAAATTTTGCAGCAAAAGCAGTTAGAACTTGAAGGGAGTTTACGGTTAGTACGATGGTTTGCACAAAATATTATCGATACCAGTAAAGAAAGTGCGCAACTTAGGCTTGAAAGTGACGCTAAATTAGTAAAAATTGTTACCATGCATGCATCAAAAGGATTGGAATATCCTTTGGTTTTTATGCCATTTGCGGTTGGCTTTCGTGAAGCATCTGAGCAAATTTATCATCAAGATGGTGAACTTGTTTACAATCTTATTAAAGACGATGCCAGTCAGCAACTTGCCGAAAAAGAGCGTTTAGCCGAAGACTTACGCTTATTGTATGTAGCCTTAACTCGCCCAGTGCATCAGTGCTTTATTGGCATGTATAACATTGCGGTGGGCAATAGTAAAAGCATGACAATTCAACGTACAGCCTTAGGCCATTTGTTGTTTGCTGGCCAAACCCTCACTAGCGCTACCGATTGGCATCAGTTATTAAATGCCTTTGCGGCAGCACATTCAGCCGATATGGCCGTGAGCTATTTTGCTGAGACTGATAGTAAGATCTCTTTGAGTGATGAGCTCACAGTGCCCAACTATGAGCGCAAACTATTTACTGGCAAAATTGAGCGTAACTGGCGTTTAACCAGCTTTAGCGCGCTTAGTTATAATCAAGCATCAGAACACATTACCCCAGGTTTTGAAGATGAAAGCCATGAGCTCGATTGGCTTGGCGAAGAGCAAAGCAACGAACTCAATCAATTTAGTTTTCCAAGAGGAGCAAGGGCGGGGAGTTGCTTACATGCTATTTTTGAGGAGATTGATTTTCAGCATCCTGATACGCACCCAAGCGATCCGAGTAAAAATCTTGGCGCTGTGGTTGAGCAACAACTTCAAAAATATTCAATCGAACCCCATTGGCAACTCGTTGCAGAGCAATGGATAAAGCGCGTATTAAGTACGCCCCTCGATGCTGATGGCTTGAGTTTAAATAAGCTTGGCGCCCAACAATGTTTAATCGAAATGGAGTTTTATTTACCTTTTGAGCGTCTTGATGCCACAGGTATTAATCAAGTACTCGATAGTGTGGCAAGTGAAAGTGTGTTTAAACATAACCTGAAATTTGAAACCATTCAGGGCATGTTAAAAGGTTTTATCGACTTAATATTTGAGTGGCAAGGTAAATACTATGTGCTTGATTATAAATCGAATCATTTAGGTGAGCTGGCGAGCGATTATCAGCAAAGTAATATGGAAGAAGTCATGCAATCGCATCATTACCACTTACAGTATTTGTTATACAGCGTTGCGTTACATCGATTATTAAAAACCCGCTTGGCCGATTACGATATCGAGCAGCATTTAGGGGGTGTTTACTATTTATTTTTGCGAGGCATGGGCGAAGGCGAAGGCATATATTTTAAAAAAATAGCCAAAGAGATCATTTTGCAACTCGACCGTATGTTTGAACAAGCAACTTTAGAGGTGACCTATTAATGTTGGCGCAACTAATAGCAGACGAAAAAGTCACGCAACTGGATATTCAATTAGCCCAGTTGTTAGTTAAAGATAGCAATGACCCAGTTTTTTATGTGGTGTTGCTACTGAGTCAATACAATGCGCGCCAGCATACTTGTTTACCTTTGGCACAGGTTGATTGGTCAAATCCGTTTATGCTCGAAACGCCAGTACCTTTATTTGCAAGCTATGAGCATTGTTTAACGGCACTGCGTGATCATCCTGTTGTAGGTGAAGGCAAGCCACTGCTTTTATTTGCTGAGCGTTTGTACTTTGCTCGTTATGCAGAATATGAACAAATATTAGCAAATAAACTCCATAGCTTAGCAAAACGTGCGCTTAAACTCGACGAAAGCCGCTTAGCGCAATTGCTTGATCAGTATTTTGGCACAACACCAACCCTAGATTGGCAAAAAATAGCCTGTGCAATGGCGGTACAGAATGCTTTTTGTGTCATCAGCGGAGGCCCAGGCACCGGAAAAACCACGACAGTGACTAAATTGCTAGCGATACTGCAATCACTTTATTTGGCAGCGCCACTGAGTATTAAGTTGGTGGCACCCACAGGAAAAGCGGCTGCGCGGCTCAGTGAGTCAATTCGTGATGCAAAACAAAAACTCGAACTGGCGCCCAATTTAAATGCCGTTATTCCTGAGCAAGCACAAACGATCCATCGATTACTTGGGGTGATCCCACAGTCGAATAAATATCGCCATAACAGCCACAATCCGTTGCATTTAGATTTACTGATTGTTGATGAAGCGTCGATGGTCGACTTAGCGTTAATGGCAAAGCTGGTTGAAGCAATGCCAGAGCATGGTCGTTTGATTTTACTCGGTGATAAAGACCAACTTACCTCGGTTGATACCGGTAATGTACTGGCTGATATTTGCCAAGATTTAGTCCTTGGTGTGCAACCTTTTTACAGTGAAGCTCGGGTATTGCAGCTGAATAAATTGTGTCATCAGGGCCAACACACTGCGCTGCAAGCAAAACAGAGTGATTATGTGCTTGCCGATAATATTGCTTTTTTACAACACAGCCATCGCTTTGATGAAAAAAGCGGCATTGGGCAATTAGCTAAAGCGGTTAACAGCAATGACAAACAGCTGCTGCAAGAGATTAAAGCCTTTGGTTACCCTGAACTGGCATTTTATGATTTAACCAATGAATATAAAGCGATGATCATTCGCTGCGCCGAGGCTTATTCACAGTATTTAGCGCTTATTAAACAAGGTGCAAGCCCTCAAGAGGTGCATGATGCTTTTTTACAATATCAGCTCTTGGCCGCAGTGCGCGAAGGCAATTATGGCGTTAACAAACTCAACAGTAAAATCGAAGCACAATTAGCACGCATGGGACTTATCAGCCCATCACATCGGCACTATGTTGGCATGCCGCTAATGATCAGCCAGAACGATTATCAGCTTAAATTATTTAATGGCGATATTGGCATCATCATGCCCGATGATGACGGCCAGCTAAAAGCTGTGTTTATGAGTGAAGGGGGCAGTACCCGCAGTTTTTATCCGGCTCGTTTACCCGCCCATGAAAAAGTCTATGCCATGACAATCCACAAATCACAAGGCTCTGAATTTTTGCATACTGTAATGATCTTACCGCCAATGCAGCAAGCAAAAATAGGAGTCAATCGCCAATTAGTGTACACAGGCATCACTCGAGCTAAAAAACGCTTTGATTTAATCGCTCAGCCTCAAGTATTACAACTGGCAATGAACAAAATGCTCACTCGCAGCTCTGGGTTATATCAGCGTTTGCAACAGAGCTAATGTATTGAGCCAGCGAATGTAGCTGGCTCAACGGGATATTAATGTTAAAGCAACTAGATTACTTTGTATGTTCAGAAGGTGAAGCACACCACTGATCGCTAAGATCAGAGAGGGTGTATTGCTGATATCCGGCTTCACCAAATACAGAGGTACCATTAAGGTAATAGGTATCTGCAACTTCATTTGGATTGTGAATGCTAAAGCCCAATAATTTGGCGATTTCTTTACTGATATGATAATGGTTTGGCATGCAGCCTAGCTCAGCTGCAAGATTGCTAATTGCACTTTGCTCTAAATGTGGGCCATAAAATAAAAATGGCACTTGGGCGATATCTAAATCCACCATGTTGTGACCATAACGGCCACTTTGGCCGGTAAGCTCACCATGATCTGAGGTAAAAAAGATATAAGTTGGTCGGCCCGTATTTTCAAAAAATTGATAAATATCAGCAATTTGTTTTTCTGTGTAATGCACTGAATTATCATAGGAATTGCGCATATAGTTTTGATAGTCGTTTTTATCTACCGGATATACAGCTTCTTCGGCTGGGTAATTATCAACATAAGGCGCATGGGTGCTGCGCATATGTAACGTAATAAATTGAGGCTGTTGATAATCAAGTTTAAGTTTATCAAGTGCCAGTAATAAGCGATTATCGTATTGGCCTTCAAAATCAGTTAAATGGTCATCATCCATCCAAGTATCGACATCACTGAGTGAAAACGAATACGTTAAACCACCGGCATTTTTTTGCGTGGTGATATAGTGGGTATTGTAGCCGCTGTGTTTGGCTAATTTAAACAATGAGGTATGCATAGATTGCAAATGCGCCATGTTATCAGGCTCATACACAGTATTAAAAAAGAGCGCTAATGAAACGCGAGTTGATACCGCACTTGATAACGAAGGGCGATAAAAAAACTCAGGTTTATCTTTAAGTGCGTTTAAATTTGGCGTGGTATCACGTTCGTAATCAAATAAGCTTAAGTTATAACGACTAAAACTTTCCCCCATGATCACCACAATATTTGCATCCACCGGCGCATGCTGGCTGAGCTGATATGCTTGGTATTCTTTTGCGGGTGGCAACAAACCGAGGGCTGTTTTGCTGTTATAGGCAATTAAATAGGAAAATGAAAATAAACCATTTTTGAGCGCTGATTGGCTGATATTAGGTTGAAATTTTTGCGACGAATTGACGCTAAAAGCTTGGCCAAGTGGTAACAGTAATAATATCACTAAGGCATAACCACAGTAGCGAGAGCGAGGTAATTGCAGGTGAAAACGCTGGTAAACCCAAAAAGCAAACCCAGCAAAGCTTAAACTCAGCAGCGCAGGCACCATTAAAAAAAGAGCAACATCTAAAAAGCCAATTAATGCATCAGTTAACTCTTTGCTCAATAACATCACATCAAAAGCACTATAAAATCCGCCAAAATAATGAAAATACATTAACTGACCCGTTTGCAGCAGCGTAAAAATCGCCAATAAGGTAATAACCAACAGACGTTGAGCGCAAAAAGCCAATACTGTCATCAGTACTAGGCTAATGGCGCTGCTTTTTATACTTTGAGTGGCTAAATAGTTACTGTTAAGAAGGTGATAAATATGTTCAGGAAGAAGCGCAAAACAATAAAAAGCAGCCAGAACGAATAAGGTAGGGAAATATTTTTTTAGGGTCATGAGTTGAGATTACATCTATGAAATGAATGTGAAAGTGCACTAGTAAAGCAAGTCTATCGTGATGAACTTTTAAAGACAATAAAGGCTGTTACTATTTTGGCATTCAGTATGCATTAAAAAACAAGGTCACATTCAAAGATTGGAGAAAATTATGTTAAGTCAATCTTACTGCCGCGCTTTAGAAGTGAGGATCTTTAATAAAAGTAAAGAAATTAGACGGTTAAAAAGCCAGCTCTTTTTCTTTCGCTTAGTGAGTTTAGCCTTTGTTGGATTATTTATTGTGAGTCAGCTGCATGCGGCAAGTTAAAAAAATGACACGATGAAACAAAGAGTATGCTGTTTTATCGTGTCATTTTTTTCACAAAAACCACTACAAATAATGCCAAGGTAAAACTGCCACAAAACGCCTCAATAGCAGCAATTAAGCGGGAAAAACCAAGAGGGGTAATATCGCCATAACCTAAGGTGGTGAAAGTAACAACGCTAAAATAGAGACAATTGAGGAAAGCAAACACATTTTGTTCTATGTTTTGATCAATCGAAAAGTGAATCACTTGATCTTGAAAATTGACTCCTAAAAAGTAATAGGCAATCGCGGCTATAAAAATAAGTGAGAGCGAAAAGAAGATTACATTGGTTGGTTTTTCACCATAACCGCATAACAAATCTATAAATTTCGATATAACCCTGCGTTTTGACCCTCGCGGATTTTGGTAGCGACGCATGGTCATTTCTTTATGGGTAAAATTACCTGCCAGTTCAAATAAACCTTGATGCTCGGCTGCTTTGCGTAAATCGCGATAAATTTCTTCAGATTGTTCATATAAATCGAGCGCTTCATGATGATGACCTTGATGATGCGCCTCTTTTGCCGCAATTTCTTGTTGCAGATGGCTACCAATGTGCATGTTATCAATGCGTGCGCCAAAGAGCTTAATTCCTAACAAGTTAGCGTGTTGCAATTTGCAACAGTGTAAGTTGGCATCTCGTAAGTCGGCTTTCATTAAGGAGGTGCCAATCATTTTGGTATTAAATAAATGCGCGCCAGACAAATTGGCGCGATAAAAGTCACAATAAGATAAGTCATAACCTTCTTTAGAACCACGTCGTACTAAATTAAGACCCGCTAAATTAGCGCGTTTTAACTTTAAACCTTGTAGCAAACCGCCATTTTTAGCATAACGTTCGAGTTTATCTTTGAGTTCAAGCCCACTTTTATCAAATTTTTCGTCATGCCAAAAACAAAAACCAGTGCCCATATCAAGTTCTTGGCATTGTTCGTTATCTGGGGTGCAATATTTGCATTTAGGTTTTTCAATCATAAGCGGCTAATAAATAGGACGATTACATTAATCCTAGCAGTTAAAAATAGAACTGCACGGCAGATAAAAGCCTAAAAACATCTGAACTATGAATAAAGTATTAAACAAGGTGCGTCAGCAGCTTTAATGACATGGCCTAACGGAGTGCTAGGAGCTGAACAAAGGTTTTCGCCGCGTATTCATTCGCAATTGAGAAAAACGATTACGCTAGATGATTTATTCGAGTATTAAAAGCGTTTGATTTGAATAAAATCGCAGTTCAAAGGTCAATACATTCCTAGCCTAATAAAGCATTGATGCGTTTATATTCTGCTTTAAGTTCTTTGCAGCGGTTAAAGTGACTTTCAGGCAGATTTAAACCTTCCACTATCTTAAAAGAGTTTAAGCATTTTTGTTTCAGCTCGACTTTATTGCTACCAGAATGTTGCAGTACTTGTAACAAGGCTTGAATTAAATTTAATGCACTACCTGTGTTCATTGGTGCAAAGCGCAACGCATTTTCAAATTCTTCAATAGCTAAACTAAAATTACCTTTTTTGTATTCTTCAATTCCTTTTTTATTGTGAGAATCAAAGCTGGCAATCTTTTGTTCAGCATTACCTGCCTGCTCAGCCATGATAGCTTCAACAAAGTCCGTGTTTTTATCACTTTTAGTTTTAAACACAGCAAGCTGTTCAAATGCTTGCTCAAATTCACCAATTTCAAGCAATGTCATTATTGATTCAGGGTATAAGTCCAACGGCAGCTCACTTTCGTTATGCTCGAGCTCTTTTTGTACTGCACAGAGCGATTTTTTCGAATCGAAATAATTGCCTTGTAGTGCGTCTAAACGCGCCAAACACATGGCTTCAAAGGTATCAAACGAGGTATCGGTGAAAAGTTGTTGATCGGTTTTTGCTTTTCGCAGCGCCAGTTTAGTTTCTTTTAAATAATGTTCTTTATCTGGCTCGTTATCACTATTTTGCGCGGCATCAAAAAGGGCGCGAATATAATTGAGCTGATGCGAAATATCTTGGTGAATAGAGCGTTTGCTCATTTCTAATAAGCTTTGGCAGGCATTGATCAGGCTGTTATAGGCTTTGTTTTCTCGCGCAATATCCGCTAACAAATGCTGACGATGAAATGAAAAAGGCGAAATCGCCACACTTTGTTTAATGGTTTTTAGCGCTTCTTTTGTTTCACCTAGCGCCAGTAAACAACGGGCTTTAATATCATACGCTTCAACTCGAAAACGATTGCTATCGAGCACTTCGTTACATAATTCTAACGCAACGTTATATTCTTTATTTAAATGCGCAATTGAAGCGAGGGCAATTAACGCCCATAAAACGCGTTTTTTACTAATCTCAAGATTAAGCAGACGTTTGGCGAGGCTGTATTGTTTTTGTTTGATATAAATTGTGCAAAGTAGCTGCGCGCAGTATTGCCGATAGCGAGGTTGTTCTTTTTGCACAGCTAAAATGAGGTCAATGGCTGCTGTGTAATTTTCTTCTTTTAAAGCAATTAGCGCCTCTTTCATTGCTTGTTTTCGTTTATAAACGCGGTGAATTCGTGTTTTTAACAATCCTTGTGAAAACGGCTTAATTAAATAATCATCAGGTTCTGCTTCAACGGCGCCAAGCACCATAGGACGGGTACTTTCGCCCGACACTATCATATAAATAGCGTCAACGGCTAAGCAGTCTTTTGAACGAAGTTCTTCAAGAAGCTGCCGACCATTTTTACCATTCCCTAAATTGTAATCGATGAACAATAAGTCGAATTGTGTTTCAAGGCATTGTGATAGGGCAGATTCACCACTATTGGCAAAGTTTATGTTGCGCGCGCCTATGCTGAACAGCAGGCCCTTTAACATTGTTTGAAAAGAGCGCTGATCATCAACGATAAGGATTTTTTTATCTTGGTAATCAATCA includes the following:
- the recB gene encoding exodeoxyribonuclease V subunit beta, encoding MQGLNPITMPLKGVSLIEASAGTGKTYTITALYLRHLLGLQVAGQTGVPLTVEQILVVTFTEAATAEIKDRVRKRIILARDALMGGDCDDAVVQAILSEVSETKMAFALLDAAAKSMDDAAIFTIHGFCQRMLKQHAFESGVAFNLTFIMDQSELLTEALKDYWRTFVYGLTKERTAHVLAYFPAPERLYKKVAALLSRSGAKIQPQINLDEVWQWQEQYLSLLARFKIDYLKSDFAAAILNSDLKKTKPAAKAPNLELLLAFCQSEQTVFEFGSDKKSFEIWAADNFLDPEMYKKGGKTFSHPLCQVFTELSELQQKLTFGMPIAIAQQATKWVSAALSTKKQEQRLISPDDLLTQLHHALFSDGGDTLASQIAADFPVAMIDEFQDTDPIQYGIFSQIFNRESCAFTMIGDPKQAIYGFRGADIFTYINAKHQVSTEQQYTLGKNWRSSTGIVNSVNALFNHHDNSFIFNQDIPFLAVEAQGKTAEQALYLDGKAVTAFEFCVLEHDAPVTSKAYAMPRLAAHFSDKIATLLQQAQAGRATIGSHAVQAADICVLVRDRNEASFIKEALSKQGIASVYLSRDGVLQSPLALHLLNFLTALHGQYDESAYRGVLAGPLFNLNYQQIYQLAENEQTWQQYLALFSELSDIWYKKGAMAMLELLLMRNNLAGLWQAMGLPVERWLTDFRHLAEILQQKQLELEGSLRLVRWFAQNIIDTSKESAQLRLESDAKLVKIVTMHASKGLEYPLVFMPFAVGFREASEQIYHQDGELVYNLIKDDASQQLAEKERLAEDLRLLYVALTRPVHQCFIGMYNIAVGNSKSMTIQRTALGHLLFAGQTLTSATDWHQLLNAFAAAHSADMAVSYFAETDSKISLSDELTVPNYERKLFTGKIERNWRLTSFSALSYNQASEHITPGFEDESHELDWLGEEQSNELNQFSFPRGARAGSCLHAIFEEIDFQHPDTHPSDPSKNLGAVVEQQLQKYSIEPHWQLVAEQWIKRVLSTPLDADGLSLNKLGAQQCLIEMEFYLPFERLDATGINQVLDSVASESVFKHNLKFETIQGMLKGFIDLIFEWQGKYYVLDYKSNHLGELASDYQQSNMEEVMQSHHYHLQYLLYSVALHRLLKTRLADYDIEQHLGGVYYLFLRGMGEGEGIYFKKIAKEIILQLDRMFEQATLEVTY
- the recC gene encoding exodeoxyribonuclease V subunit gamma, whose product is MLHIIQSNRLEVLQQQLHLKLLQYPLNSLFKKEIILVQSPGMSQWLKMGLAHAQGIVAQVDFPLPSSFTWRLYQSLLPDVPAESAFNKANLTWKLFAILPTCLNEPLFLPLERYLSDDNAGQKLFSLCEKIADVYDQYLMYRPTWLATWQTGKDTLPDVDISHAPWQPELWRKLVAYSQSLGQSQYHRANMQDALLEALANAPLNLLPERISIFGISALANSQLVVLHALAERIPVYLYFFNPSEHYWGDVVDEKTLAKINAKYQIKPNLAAQEQDYYFVGNPLLSSWGKLGRDYFEQLIQLNAQWHDYFVEPEPDNLLSAMQSEIYHLAFKGQSLPDDPTWYVTDQGKIAVNPQDCSIQFANCHTALREVEALHDHLLDLFSQDPSLTPKDIIVMMPDVGSYSPYIEAVFGAASAERYIPYALADLAIAQEKPILSSFNQLVNLPFSRFGVSEILDLLQVDCIARHFNISHNDLDQIRFWLEQVGVKWGLNASHKAQLAQPQLALNTWQHGLERLLLGVVQRDENNAFSGIYAADEVEGMAAALLGHLLAFVNRLAHYKTILEPDATLAVKAQLLHQLVQDFYDHSDEQAWDLLTLDSLIQNLGKHYDNKDYQGEVSARIISALVQQGLSENGVGQRFLVGQVNFCTLMPMRAVPFKVVCMLGLNDADYPRSVQPMGFDLLPHSKRQKGDRSRKLDDRYLFLEAMLSVRHHLYISYIGRSCFDNSERVPSVLVSELLEYLGRSFYQPNCADFPNNLIKKHHLQPFNPDYYQPGAPQSYHPTWQIKPLQLNQDKAALPLLPAAEIELNSFIRTVCQAQESFYRNSLGLKLTQFDEIAKDEEPFSLDHLERYFYLDEMLVAALKGTTINQAQILQRGDLPLAHVGEITLEQMQQRIGQMVNSLHSHDVTEFNEPIEINVQLGQSQLVGWLTQVTGKKQVFYRTATIKAKDMIKAYLYHLVGSLGAHITETWVVGLDGQYQFKVQSAQDAKSQLDNWFRLYQASLQQPVAFFPTAAWQFATTGDFAKAAQKFAGGEYIGRGEAENPYVALDFKRLEPHEAEFIRWSELLVSPIAAHAVEVKHAGA
- the recD gene encoding exodeoxyribonuclease V subunit alpha gives rise to the protein MLAQLIADEKVTQLDIQLAQLLVKDSNDPVFYVVLLLSQYNARQHTCLPLAQVDWSNPFMLETPVPLFASYEHCLTALRDHPVVGEGKPLLLFAERLYFARYAEYEQILANKLHSLAKRALKLDESRLAQLLDQYFGTTPTLDWQKIACAMAVQNAFCVISGGPGTGKTTTVTKLLAILQSLYLAAPLSIKLVAPTGKAAARLSESIRDAKQKLELAPNLNAVIPEQAQTIHRLLGVIPQSNKYRHNSHNPLHLDLLIVDEASMVDLALMAKLVEAMPEHGRLILLGDKDQLTSVDTGNVLADICQDLVLGVQPFYSEARVLQLNKLCHQGQHTALQAKQSDYVLADNIAFLQHSHRFDEKSGIGQLAKAVNSNDKQLLQEIKAFGYPELAFYDLTNEYKAMIIRCAEAYSQYLALIKQGASPQEVHDAFLQYQLLAAVREGNYGVNKLNSKIEAQLARMGLISPSHRHYVGMPLMISQNDYQLKLFNGDIGIIMPDDDGQLKAVFMSEGGSTRSFYPARLPAHEKVYAMTIHKSQGSEFLHTVMILPPMQQAKIGVNRQLVYTGITRAKKRFDLIAQPQVLQLAMNKMLTRSSGLYQRLQQS